Proteins from a single region of Corvus hawaiiensis isolate bCorHaw1 chromosome 6, bCorHaw1.pri.cur, whole genome shotgun sequence:
- the SLC25A29 gene encoding mitochondrial basic amino acids transporter isoform X1, which yields MALDFLAGCVGGAAGVLVGHPFDTVKVRLQVQNVEKPLYRGTFHCFQSIIKQESAFGLYKGIGSPMMGLTFINALVFGVQGNTLRALGKDTPLNQFLAGSAAGAIQCVICCPMELAKTRMQLQGTGEYKLKTKNYKNSLDCLIKIYQKEGLRGINRGMVSTFIRETPSFGFYFLTYDCMTRYLGCEAEDSYVIPKLLFSGGMSGIVSWLSTYPMDVIKSRLQADGVGGITQYNGILDCVRKSYHEEGWRVFTRGLTSTLLRAFPVNAATFATVTVFLMYMKSEDNLPECEPGPVIHQPSSL from the exons GTTCGTCTGCAAGTTCAAAATGTAGAGAAGCCTCTCTACCGTGGGACTTTCCATTGCTTTCAGTCCATCATAAAGCAAGAATCT GCTTTTGGACTCTATAAAGGTATTGGGTCACCAATGATGGGACTTACATTCATTAACGCGCTGGTGTTCGGTGTGCAAGGAAACACCCTTCGTGCTCTGGGCAAAGACACTCCTCTGAACCAGTTCCTTGCAGGGTCAGCAGCAGGGGCCATCCAGTGCGTCATCTGCTGTCCCATGGAGCTGGCAAAGACAAGGATGCAGCTTCAAGGAACAGGAGAATATAAACTAAAAACGAAGAACTACAAAAATTCTCTGGACTGCTTGATCAAAATCTATCAAAAGGAAGGGCTGAGGGGTATCAACAGAGGCATGGTCTCTACCTTCATAAGAGAAACTCCAAGCTTTGGCTTTTACTTCCTGACCTATGACTGCATGACTCGGTATTTAGGCTGTGAAGCTGAAGACAGTTACGTTATTCCTAAACTGCTGTTTTCTGGAGGGATGTCGGGAATTGTGTCCTGGCTCTCCACCTATCCCATGGATGTGATCAAATCCCGGCTTCAGGCCGACGGCGTCGGAGGCATCACACAATACAACGGCATCCTGGACTGTGTCCGGAAGAGTTACCATGAGGAGGGCTGGAGGGTGTTCACAAGAGGTCTCACTTCCACACTTCTCCGTGCTTTTCCTGTCAATGCAGCTACCTTTGCTACTGTCACTGTGTTCCTAATGTACATGAAGTCAGAAGACAACCTTCCTGAATGTGAACCAGGTCCAGTAATCCATCAGCCTTCCAGTTTGTGA
- the SLC25A29 gene encoding mitochondrial basic amino acids transporter isoform X2: MMGLTFINALVFGVQGNTLRALGKDTPLNQFLAGSAAGAIQCVICCPMELAKTRMQLQGTGEYKLKTKNYKNSLDCLIKIYQKEGLRGINRGMVSTFIRETPSFGFYFLTYDCMTRYLGCEAEDSYVIPKLLFSGGMSGIVSWLSTYPMDVIKSRLQADGVGGITQYNGILDCVRKSYHEEGWRVFTRGLTSTLLRAFPVNAATFATVTVFLMYMKSEDNLPECEPGPVIHQPSSL, translated from the coding sequence ATGATGGGACTTACATTCATTAACGCGCTGGTGTTCGGTGTGCAAGGAAACACCCTTCGTGCTCTGGGCAAAGACACTCCTCTGAACCAGTTCCTTGCAGGGTCAGCAGCAGGGGCCATCCAGTGCGTCATCTGCTGTCCCATGGAGCTGGCAAAGACAAGGATGCAGCTTCAAGGAACAGGAGAATATAAACTAAAAACGAAGAACTACAAAAATTCTCTGGACTGCTTGATCAAAATCTATCAAAAGGAAGGGCTGAGGGGTATCAACAGAGGCATGGTCTCTACCTTCATAAGAGAAACTCCAAGCTTTGGCTTTTACTTCCTGACCTATGACTGCATGACTCGGTATTTAGGCTGTGAAGCTGAAGACAGTTACGTTATTCCTAAACTGCTGTTTTCTGGAGGGATGTCGGGAATTGTGTCCTGGCTCTCCACCTATCCCATGGATGTGATCAAATCCCGGCTTCAGGCCGACGGCGTCGGAGGCATCACACAATACAACGGCATCCTGGACTGTGTCCGGAAGAGTTACCATGAGGAGGGCTGGAGGGTGTTCACAAGAGGTCTCACTTCCACACTTCTCCGTGCTTTTCCTGTCAATGCAGCTACCTTTGCTACTGTCACTGTGTTCCTAATGTACATGAAGTCAGAAGACAACCTTCCTGAATGTGAACCAGGTCCAGTAATCCATCAGCCTTCCAGTTTGTGA